The Onthophagus taurus isolate NC chromosome 2, IU_Otau_3.0, whole genome shotgun sequence genome includes a window with the following:
- the LOC139429109 gene encoding uncharacterized protein — protein MFYNKLNLEDISDEQYSHAQCVWKEFNCQNLKQYSDLYLKTDVLLLTDVFEKFRQVCFKTYDLDPAHYYTAPGLSWDAMLKFTKIKLELLTDIDQVHFIKKGIRGGISQCSLRYAKANNKYMDNYNPNLPSSHLMYWDANNLYGWAMSQYLPVSSFKWLDDTQILNFNFNNISDTSDYGYILDVDIEYPEYLHDTHNDLPFLCENILPPNGRCESDKRLIPNLFNKTNYVVHYRNLKQAVANGLKVSKINRVLSFRQSIWLKSYIDKNTALRQSANNSFEKDFFKLMNNAVFGKTMENVDKRVDVRLVTSWDDVHTSEISGRPRLGARSLIAKLNFKSISIFTETFSAIQVDRLHVVYDKPLYVGFTVLELSKLLMYNFYYDFLKPKYGESIRLCYMDTDSFTVLIDSDDVYRDVKLNLDKFDTSNYSPDNQFDIPLHNKAVLGKMKDENCGNIMVEFIGLRSKVYANRVADGRVTKKSKGVKKAIVKHNISFQNYLDCLNSKSVLFKKQTLFRSFNHNIFTALQNKLVLSPNDSKRYICNNGINTFAWGHYSINDDST, from the coding sequence atgttttacaacaaattaaatttagaagacATAAGCGATGAGCAATATTCGCACGCTCAATGtgtgtggaaagaatttaattgtcaaaatttgaaacaatattCCGACTTGTATTTAAAGACAGATGTTCTTTTATTGACTgatgtatttgaaaaattcaggcaagtttgttttaaaacttacgATTTAGATCCCGCGCATTATTATACGGCACCGGGGCTATCTTGGGATGCCATGTTAAAATtcaccaaaattaaattagaattattgaCGGATATAGATCAAgttcattttattaagaaaggtATCCGTGGAGGTATTTCTCAATGCTCCCTACGGTACGCTAaagctaataataaatatatggaTAATTATAACCCCAATTTACCATCATCGCATTTAATGTATTGGGACGCGAATAATTTGTATGGATGGGCGATGTCGCAATATTTACCGGTTTCCAGTTTCAAGTGGTTAGATGATACCcaaattctaaattttaattttaataatatatccGATACTTCAGATTACGGTTACATTTTAGATGTAGATATCGAATACCCCGAGTATTTGCATGATACGCATAATgatttaccttttttatgtgaAAACATTTTACCACCTAACGGTAGATGTGAAAGCGATAAAAGATtgattccaaatttatttaataaaacaaattatgttgtgcattatagaaatttaaagcaGGCCGTTGCTAACGGTcttaaagtttctaaaattaatagagtTTTATCGTTCAGACAGTCTATCTGGTTGAAATCTTACATCGATAAGAATACAGCATTACGCCAATCCGCtaataattcttttgaaaaagattttttcaagttaatgaaTAATGCGGTTTTTGGTAAAACCATGGAAAATGTAGATAAGCGAGTCGATGTAAGATTAGTGACCAGTTGGGATGATGTTCATACTAGCGAAATCTCCGGTCGTCCTCGTTTAGGAGCTCGGAGTTTAATtgcgaaattaaattttaaaagcataAGCATATTCACAGAAACGTTTTCGGCAATTCAAGTGGATCGTCTCCATGTCGTTTACGATAAACCTCTATATGTTGGTTTTACGGTTTTAGAATTGTCTAAATTGttaatgtataatttttattatgatttcttaaaacCAAAGTACGGTGAATCTATTCGCTTATGTTACATGGATACCGATAGCTTCACCGTACTAATTGATTCCGATGATGTTTATAGAGACgtgaaattgaatttagataaatttgacaCATCGAACTACAGTCCTGATAATCAGTTTGACATACCGTTACATAATAAAGCTGTTTTGGGTAAAATGAAAGACGAGAATTGCGGAAACATAATGGTTGAATTCATCGGTTTGAGGTCTAAAGTGTATGCGAATAGGGTCGCTGATGGTCGGGTTAcaaagaaatctaaaggtgttAAGAAAGCTATTGTTAAACATAACatatcttttcaaaattatttagattgtttaaattcaaaatcggttttatttaaaaaacaaacgttat